Proteins from a single region of Coregonus clupeaformis isolate EN_2021a chromosome 19, ASM2061545v1, whole genome shotgun sequence:
- the LOC121551572 gene encoding vesicular glutamate transporter 1, whose amino-acid sequence MEIRPDRFKAVAAKNLGKIHRILEKRQPNGETIELSDEGRPELVEEKEMPVVDCTCFGLPRRYIIAILSGLGFCISFGIRCNLGVAIVSMVNDHTVWKGNKEVLVAAQFSWDPETVGMIHGSFFWGYIVTQIPGGFICQKYKANKVFGFAIVATSTLNMLIPSAARTHYSCVILVRICQGLVEGVSYPACHGIWAKWAPPLERSRLATTAFCGSYAGAVVAMPLAGVLVQYVGWPSVFYVYGSFGIAWYLFWILVSYESPAAHPTITPEERKYIEEAIGESAGFANPLQKFKTPWRAFFTSMPVYAIIVANFCRSWTFYLLLISQPAYFEEVFGFEISKVGMVSALPHLVMTIVVPIGGQLADYLRTHNLMTTTNVRKLMNCGGFGMEATFLLVVGYSHTKVMAISFLVIAVGFSGFAISGFNVNHLDIAPRYASILMGISNGVGTLSGMVCPLIVGAMTKHKTREDWQGVFLIASVVHYGGVIFYGIFASGEKQPWADQEDTSDEKCGIIDEDELANETEEMYRTGGGGQYGAISQPTAGPNGGGGAGGGAGWVQDWEKTEEYVQPPGYNQYLYGGEGERELT is encoded by the exons AATCCTAGAAAAGCGTCAGCCCAATGGCGAGACCATCGAGCTGTCGGATGAGGGCCGCCCAGAGCTtgtggaggagaaggagatgcCCGTGGTGGACTGCACCTGCTTCGGCCTTCCCCGTCGCTACATCATCGCCATCCTCTCAGGCCTGGGCTTCTGCATCTCCTTCGGCATCCGCTGCAACCTGGGCGTGGCCATCGTCAGCATGGTCAACGACCACACCGTCTGGAAAGGCAACAAGGAGGTCCTGGTG gCAGCACAGTTCAGCTGGGATCCAGAGACTGTGGGAATGATCCACGGGTCCTTCTTCTGGGGATACATCGTCACACAGATTCCTGGAGGTTTCATATGTCAAAAATATAAAGCTAACAA AGTGTTTGGCTTTGCCATAGTGGCCACATCCACTCTGAATATGCTGATTCCATCTGCTGCCCGCACACACTACAGCTGTGTCATACTAGTCAGGATATGCCAAGGCCTCGTCGAG GGCGTATCTTACCCAGCATGCCATGGGATCTGGGCCAAATGGGCCCCGCCTCTAGAGAGAAGTCGACTGGCCACAACAGCATTCTGTG GTTCTTATGCCGGAGCTGTGGTGGCCATGCCTCTCGCTGGGGTGTTGGTTCAGTACGTAGGGTGGCCTTCAGTCTTCTACGTCTATG gcaGTTTTGGGATAGCATGGTATCTGTTCTGGATCCTGGTGTCATATGAAAGCCCGGCAGCCCACCCCACTATCACCCCTGAGGAGAGGAAGTACATCGAGGAAGCCATCGGAGAGTCAGCAGGCTTTGCCAATCCTCTACAG AAATTCAAAACCCCGTGGAGAGCATTCTTCACGTCCATGCCGGTGTACGCCATTATCGTAGCCAACTTCTGCAGGAGCTGGACTTTctacctgcttctcatcagccagCCGGCCTACTTCGAGGAAGTGTTTGGCTTCGAGATCAGCAAG gtgGGGATGGTGTCGGCCTTGCCACATCTGGTGATGACCATCGTTGTGCCCATTGGGGGCCAGCTGGCTGACTACCTTAGAACACACAACCTCATGACCACCACCAACGTCAGGAAGCTCATGAACTGTGGAG GGTTTGGAATGGAGGCCACTTTCCTGCTGGTGGTGGGATACTCTCACACCAAGGTCATGGCCATTTCCTTCTTAGTCATCGCTGTGGGCTTCAGTGGATTTGCCATCTCAG GTTTCAATGTGAATCACTTGGATATTGCCCCCCGCTATGCCAGCATTTTGATGGGCATTTCCAACGGAGTAGGCACCTTGTCGGGCATGGTGTGCCCTCTTATAGTGGGCGCCATGACCAAACACAAG acgCGTGAAGATTGGCAGGGTGTCTTCCTCATAGCTTCAGTTGTTCACTATGGTGGAGTGATTTTCTATG GAATCTTTGCGTCAGGGGAGAAGCAGCCGTGGGCAGACCAGGAGGACACCAGCGACGAGAAGTGTGGCATCATCGACGAGGACGAACTGGCCAATGAGACGGAAGAGATGTACCGCACAGGCGGAGGGGGGCAGTACGGAGCCATAAGCCAGCCAACAGCCGGCCCCAACGGAGGAGGTGGGGCTGGAGGGGGGGCAGGGTGGGTCCAGGACTGGGAGAAGACGGAGGAATATGTTCAACCTCCGGGATACAACCAGTATCTCtacggaggggagggagagagggagctcaCATAA
- the LOC121551578 gene encoding GTPase HRas, which yields MTEYKLVVVGAGGVGKSALTIQLIQNHFVDEYDPTIEDSYRKQVVIDGETCLLDILDTAGQEEYSAMRDQYMRTGEGFLCVFAINNIKSFEDVHLYREQINRVKDSDSVPMVLVGNKSDLGSRSVESRQAQELARGYGVPFVETSAKTRQGVEEAFYSLVREIRRYKETNRSNKKSKKSTQRRCTIL from the exons ATGACTGAGTATAAGCTTGTTGTGGTGGGTGCTGGAGGTGTGGGGAAGAGTGCCTTAACTATCCAACTCATCCAGAATCACTTTGTGGATGAATACGACCCCACCATCGAG GACTCGTACAGGAAGCAGGTGGTGATTGACGGAGAGACGTGTCTGCTGGACATCCTGGACACAGCAGGTCAGGAGGAGTACAGTGCCATGAGGGACCAGTACATGAGGACAGGGGAGGGCTTCCTCTGTGTGTTCGCCATCAACAACATCAAGTCCTTTGAGGACGTTCACCTGTACAG AGAACAGATCAACAGAGTGAAGGACAGTGACAGTGTGCCTATGGTGCTGGTGGGGAACAAGAGTGACCTGGGGAGTCGCAGCGTGGAGAGCAGGCAGGCCCAGGAGCTGGCCCGTGGCTACGGTGTGCCTTTCGTGGAGACCTCCGCCAAAACCAGACAG GGAGTGGAGGAGGCGTTCTACTCTCTAGTCAGGGAGATCAGGAGGTATAAGGAAACCAACCGCAGCAACAAGAAGAGCAAGAAAAGCACTCAGAGACGTTGCACCATTCTATAa
- the LOC121551576 gene encoding hemicentin-2-like, translated as MAIILLMTTGCLGQDNGSVTYTRRKVCSLKGSSVTMPCSYTFPKGHKVTTAFWFKGQELGAEPLDLNLNPEYKGRVEYLGDSDRLCTLRITDLRESDSGTYSFLFGTDVTPEGWMGNPGVRLNVTGLHVDLTSDLVVDGKWAALTCGSCILSENPTYTWYRDKQPLTYTNKVMVTANYLELDPVGREDAGSYSCGVSSREDSPGPAVILVVGYFPKNTSVSVRVSPSGEIVEGRSVTLTCSRDDNPPVDKYTWYKKNEEQTGFSETGSGQSYIILNISSEDSGQYVCKAENKYGPLYSEPVYLSIPGKPEFPWAPIVGVVAVLAAGALLVILYTTLKKRRNPRGMDFGGEAQMAQPDDTYMTLNRRTMSPEYDTLANVRNTVG; from the exons ATGGCAATCATCCTGCTCATGACTACAG GGTGTCTGGGTCAGGACAACGGGAGTGTGACTTACACCCGCAGGAAAGTCTGCTCCTTAAAGGGCTCTTCTGTGACCATGCCCTGCTCTTACACGTTTCCCAAGGGTCACAAAGTCACAACAGCCTTCTGGTTCAAAGGTCAAGAGCTTGGTGCCGAGCCTCTGGATCTGAATTTGAACCCTGAGTACAAAGGCCGTGTGGAGTATCTAGGGGACAGTGACCGTCTCTGTACACTGAGAAtcacagacctgagagagagCGATTCAGGCACCTACAGCTTCCTGTTTGGGACTGACGTCACTCCTGAGGGGTGGATGGGGAATCCAGGAGTCAGGTTAAATGTGACAG GGCTCCATGTTGATTTGACCTCTGACCTAGTTGTGGACGGCAAGTGGGCAGCCCTGACCTGTGGCTCCTGCATCTTGAGTGAAAATCCCACCTACACCTGGTACAGGGACAAACAACCTTTGACCTACACCAACAAGGTCATGGTTACGGCCAACTACCTAGAACTAGACCCGGTAGGCAGGGAGGATGCAGGCAGCTACTCCTGTGGGGTGAGCAGCAGAGAGGATTCCCCTGGTCCGGCAGTGATCCTTGTAGTGGGAT ACTTCCCAAAGAACACCTCAGTGTCAGTCAGAGTCAGTCCCTCTGGGGAAATAGTGGAGGGCAGATCAGTGACTCTGACCTGCAGCCGTGATGACAACCCACCAGTGGACAAATACACCTGGTACAAGAAGAATGAAGAACAGACAGGGTTCTCAGAAACAGGATCAGGGCAGAGTTACATCATCCTTAACATCAGCTCTGAGGACAGCGGGCAGTACGTCTGCAAGGCTGAAAATAAATATGGACCACTTTACTCTGAACCTGTGTATCTCAGCATACCAG GTAAACCAGAGTTTCCCTGGGCTCCCATTGTGGGGGTGGTGGCTGTGTTGGCAGCTGGAGCTCTCCTAGTCATCCTCTATACCACACTGAAGAAGAG GAGAAACCCAAGAGGAATGGACTTTGGAGGGGAGGCACAGATGGCGCAGCCTGATGACACATACATGACTCTGAATAGAAGGACCATGTCTCCTGAGTATGATACGCTGGCT aatGTCAGAAACACTGTTGGCTGA